A genomic stretch from Thermodesulfobacteriota bacterium includes:
- the lptD gene encoding LPS assembly protein LptD — protein sequence MAAAVRSRTLAGLGLLLLVALPVAAEEKVPLPVPPWQIAADRIEHQKRPDRVVAEGEVVLSREEADAPAMTMTADWLQYDLESERVTARGNLHLAAGEDQLFASQAELDVVRQTGTLTDTTLVLSRHDMRLTGSRVERTGPDTYHFTDAWVSACPVQGGRPPAWSLSSQEIDLTVDGYALLEDAYLSVLDVPVFYLPYLILPAKTTRQTGLLFPEFSQSDRDGTGLLVPLFVDLGPSLDFTLYPGYLGRRGPLAGIEARYALDAFSLGTFDLNLLADRTADRAGDEYKGDGYLRTREGRYWLRGKIDQDLGAGFFGRVDLDSVSDRDFLDEFRKGMKGFDRSEQDYLEAFGRGFQERTIPFRESTVQVTRLWPGTSLGAEIRTVDDETGLLGPTTAIQTLPRVAMAGLVPIEGLAVPLSLDWTSEYVHYWRATGLGDQRLELAPRLGAVLPAGPYLEAAAFAGVRQSLYHVLPHGEAARQAWTSERLTGRTVPELEASLATTLMRDFHPDWEGAPRLTHLVRPEIGWRYRPNADQAELPALDAHDRLQGRSLFAYGVRNALWPDGDTLSWLRPGGWLAVRQAYDLLEAERAILIPGDETRPFSDVSFELEVSPWQPLVLSYDTALSVYGEGIVRYDLGTRFTSERGERLSLDYRYSRVPGGFDPSFFTDRLDKSVHDVNLALDLNLTPQVGAQYALSQSFSNDSTVDSSVRLIYRPGCWTAELLASRTSEDQRVAVIVSLAGIGRMLELGLPEL from the coding sequence GTGGCTGCCGCAGTCCGATCCCGGACCCTGGCCGGCCTCGGCCTGCTCCTCTTGGTGGCGCTGCCGGTGGCCGCCGAGGAGAAGGTGCCGCTGCCGGTGCCGCCCTGGCAGATCGCTGCGGACCGCATCGAGCACCAGAAGCGGCCGGATCGGGTGGTGGCGGAAGGAGAGGTGGTCTTAAGCCGGGAGGAGGCGGATGCCCCGGCCATGACCATGACCGCCGACTGGCTCCAGTACGATCTGGAATCGGAGCGGGTGACCGCCCGAGGCAACCTGCATCTTGCCGCCGGCGAGGACCAGCTCTTCGCCAGCCAGGCTGAGCTGGATGTGGTGCGCCAGACCGGCACCCTCACCGACACCACCCTGGTGCTGAGCCGGCACGACATGCGGCTCACCGGCTCGCGGGTGGAGCGCACCGGGCCGGACACCTACCATTTCACGGACGCCTGGGTCTCCGCCTGCCCGGTGCAGGGGGGGCGCCCGCCGGCCTGGAGCCTGTCCAGCCAGGAGATCGATCTGACGGTGGACGGCTACGCGCTCCTGGAGGATGCGTACCTGTCGGTGCTGGATGTACCGGTCTTCTACCTGCCCTACCTCATTCTGCCGGCCAAGACCACCCGGCAGACCGGCCTGTTGTTTCCGGAATTCTCCCAGTCGGACCGGGATGGCACCGGGCTTCTGGTGCCCTTGTTCGTGGATCTTGGCCCCAGCCTGGACTTCACCCTCTACCCTGGCTACCTGGGCCGCCGGGGTCCCCTGGCCGGCATCGAGGCCCGCTACGCCCTGGACGCCTTCTCCCTGGGGACCTTCGACCTCAACCTGCTGGCTGACCGTACGGCGGACCGGGCGGGCGACGAATACAAAGGCGACGGCTATCTCCGCACCCGGGAGGGCCGCTACTGGCTGCGGGGCAAGATCGACCAGGACCTGGGGGCCGGCTTCTTCGGTCGGGTCGACCTGGACTCGGTCAGCGACCGGGACTTCCTGGATGAGTTCCGCAAGGGGATGAAGGGCTTTGACCGCAGCGAGCAGGACTACCTGGAGGCCTTTGGCCGCGGCTTCCAGGAGCGGACCATTCCCTTCCGGGAGTCCACGGTGCAGGTGACTCGGCTTTGGCCCGGCACGAGCCTGGGCGCGGAGATCCGGACCGTGGACGACGAGACCGGCCTCCTGGGGCCGACCACCGCTATCCAGACCCTGCCCCGGGTGGCCATGGCCGGGCTGGTGCCCATCGAGGGGCTGGCGGTGCCCTTGTCCCTGGATTGGACCTCGGAGTACGTCCATTACTGGCGGGCGACCGGCCTGGGCGACCAGCGGCTGGAGCTGGCGCCGCGGCTGGGCGCGGTCTTGCCGGCCGGTCCCTATCTGGAGGCGGCGGCCTTTGCCGGCGTTCGCCAGAGCCTCTACCACGTCCTGCCCCACGGCGAGGCCGCCCGCCAGGCCTGGACCAGTGAGCGGCTGACCGGCCGCACCGTGCCGGAGCTGGAGGCGTCCCTGGCCACCACCCTGATGCGGGATTTCCATCCGGACTGGGAGGGGGCCCCGCGGCTGACCCATCTCGTACGCCCCGAGATCGGCTGGCGCTACCGGCCAAACGCCGATCAGGCGGAGCTGCCGGCGCTGGATGCCCATGACCGGCTGCAAGGCCGCAGCCTCTTTGCCTACGGGGTCAGGAACGCCCTGTGGCCGGACGGCGACACCCTCTCCTGGCTGCGGCCCGGGGGCTGGCTGGCGGTGCGCCAGGCCTACGACCTCTTGGAGGCCGAGCGGGCGATCCTCATCCCCGGTGATGAGACCCGCCCGTTCTCGGATGTCAGCTTCGAGCTGGAGGTGAGCCCCTGGCAGCCTCTGGTGCTGAGCTACGACACGGCGCTCTCCGTCTACGGCGAGGGGATCGTGCGCTACGATCTCGGCACCCGCTTCACCAGCGAGCGGGGCGAGCGGCTGAGTCTGGACTATCGCTACAGCCGGGTGCCGGGAGGCTTTGATCCCTCCTTCTTCACCGACCGGCTGGACAAGTCGGTCCATGACGTCAACCTGGCCCTGGACCTCAACCTCACCCCCCAGGTGGGGGCCCAGTACGCCCTGTCCCAGTCCTTCAGCAACGACAGCACCGTGGACTCCTCGGTGCGGCTGATTTACCGCCCCGGCTGCTGGACCGCCGAGCTGCTTGCCTCCCGCACCTCCGAGGACCAGCGGGTGGCGGTGATCGTTTCCCTGGCCGGCATCGGCCGGATGCTGGAGCTCGGCCTGCCCGAGCTGTGA